From the Vespa velutina chromosome 16, iVesVel2.1, whole genome shotgun sequence genome, one window contains:
- the LOC124954693 gene encoding uncharacterized protein LOC124954693 isoform X2 — protein MLCLKKRRTYSFTQGTCVDLPRRSKKDAARYEGSLNMAITTLPRNNRSREERPSGMVLTVTEDTPADMLAGSMELLVQLPREHHLNAQRVTVQRSTPMMDLLVQIATAHKLAASSYTLQAIGERGLVLPHQPNTPIGALDALQVKLLPKQCAFVPKKVKPANQPFETTFRLQVHLPRNQLYVSRVSPKMNLGEILNEVCREKNLDKHKYELRHPVNLEEILDLSLSLQDYHLQEVTLYAKQGRTLGSALSSQDIMALQRQEERRRQQAKQSVFGFMFKKSKESSLSTDSLEGRSVSPARSDETGRSASPLQPPTRPQRKRRLAPKPPTSYDQEQQRATTTTGTIPTTTTRSAAAAAAAAPAAATTRTTNAESSMKEKMLIGHSRNSSDSSGYHEASVLSDNPDSAGRLPETLPRRNRTPGTNEIPRKLVHTSQSSKSLGNLAVTASGASLDRALSSSSLSSSTGLKKKRAAPPPPVSRPLSAAISNQALERIDDSEESLTSDMDPSKPPSDIGAPSKASSDIGLSTILVLDKADHPEMMRKEKSNLIRMADVNAVEDPPKVENARVEVKREKASSEELTPLPKPRKVVRPKEERSSLIDPPPVPKRRLVPPVVLSRSQSKDSLDPSSNRNVIKTNAEDVRSSFSSSSSGGLEFEARETDPLETDKRLNLLTKHAKSMNDLYNVDSTGYKSCTVISMIPKCDRFEISRNSRSSSCGRLTDENRLYEEKKTIHMENDYEGDFDVISVTKDNEILEDNPKDSKRSKVYRSPSESNDFQIDSFNKRKRHLTSQSKDIVFALNLNLTFGSEKESDVEKESGQTERANAVEGISEIERKLCDTDALLHKVSETLSSSSLASSNEETEDVYNAVIKTNANRRMEEDPDEDKETPDYGEERKNQQDTSDYVSALEEDSSMADWEYQLPAPPSAFRDTDSSLFDGYDTVTLRSVEAFKESLVENRDDRSRVNNVSTFIDLDRIREIERKTMSIDKDKSKNMESQRAGPESKFKKEVISELETKIERGTLARSQKEPDSRKVNSGTPTLTTSNFAPIDNTLSNFTITTYTRQKSIDIFKEKEDKCSLEDEASRNKKTEPKISNDVESTRVWQAVNAKAGIVKRSKSHASAISKANSKNEVEGPRIDPNEKTSSSTSVSDVDIENKFTQRRNNRQEESTKGKEELRSFQVLKSILPQLTSSQPAEENVSKERNVITREKAKARFEALSDRDHSVTPSVISSRGESHVTAQRESKGTMDDDGETRTKRRYAYNGPPAISLGSWAERPTFKVQIKTDTDYKFQRGKLAEGGTIDSKERHDKRDTDDLADKLKNDATIVFGTKRTTFNETIALESKKNEERPIVTSVELKKTGVKEKEDTHKKSMKDNEKDNEKLIDTTPLNFQELTKAFRIDIDHRIKPMSQRANTNRHYGSQEFLRKKVDDTRKQNGQPMNDEFSFKRNIFQKDNALINGNRNINANSEGNQFGSFVGINSVNHRRSFNQDQTVQRKNNVTLRNNNANGIKPHPIPIPVVKGFKVSTMPFKESKVIKAEIKVNQNDEVVEALPPKAPTMPVIMGVTLKSTNARPKSMPINVDPRDMLLESIRNFGGRGKLKNIAERY, from the exons GAGCAGGGAGGAGAGGCCATCCGGAATGGTTCTTACCGTAACCGAGGACACACCGGCGGATATGCTGGCTGGGAGTATGGAACTTCTGGTCCAGCTTCCGCGCGAGCATCATCTTAACGCGCAAAGAGTCACCGTCCAGAGGAg TACTCCGATGATGGATCTTCTCGTTCAAATTGCAACGGCCCACAAATTGGCAGCTTCGAGTTACACCTTGCAAGCGATCGGCGAGCGTGGGTTAGTTTTACCTCATCAACCGAACACGCCGATAGGAGCGCTCGATGCTCTTCAG GTGAAATTACTTCCCAAGCAATGTGCGTTCGTCCCGAAAAAGGTGAAGCCTGCGAATCAACCTTTCGAAACAACATTCAGATTGCAG GTACATTTACCAAGGAATCAATTGTACGTTTCAAGAGTCAGTCCGAAAATGAATCTAGGTGAAATTCTGAACGAAGTGTGCCGTGAGAAGAATCTGGACAAACACAAGTACGAGCTACGTCATCCGG TGAACTTGGAAGAAATACTGGATCTATCCCTATCCCTTCAGGACTATCATCTGCAGGAAGTAACGCTTTACGCGAAACAAGGTAGAACGTTAGGTTCCGCTTTGAGCTCGCAGGACATAATGGCTCTGCAAAGGCAAGAAGAGAGACGTAGGCAGCAAGCGAAGCAGAGCGTCTTTGGATTCatgtttaaaaaatcaaaagagagCTCGTTGAGCACCGACAGTCTAGAGGGTCGAAGCGTGTCACCAGCGAGAAGCGACGAAACTGGAAGAAGTGCCAGTCCACTTCAACCGCCTACGAGACCtcaaagaaagaggagactCGCACCGAAACCGCCTACCTCTTACGATCAAGAACAACAACGGGCTACTACGACCACCGGTACGAtaccaacgacgacgacgagatcggcggcggcggcggcggcggcagcgCCAGCGGCGGCAACGACAAGGACGACAAACGCGGAATcatcgatgaaagaaaagatgcTCATCGGTCACAGTCGAAATAGCAGCGATAGTTCGGGATATCACGAGGCTTCCGTGCTAAGTGACAATCCAGATTCGGCTGGACGACTCCCGGAAACTCTACCAAGGAGAAACAGAACGCCTGGTACCAACGAGATCCCGAGAAAACTCGTTCATACCTCGCAGTCGAGTAAAAGTCTCGGTAATCTCGCCGTAACCGCGTCCGGTGCCTCTCTCGATCGAGCCCTCAGCAGCTCCTCCCTCAGCAGTTCCACCG GTTTGAAGAAGAAACGTGCCGCACCACCTCCACCGGTTTCGAGGCCACTCTCCGCAGCCATCTCTAATCAAGCGTTAGAACGTATCGACGATTCTGAGGAGTCCTTGACTTCCGATATGGATCCTTCGAAGCCACCATCGGACATCGGTGCACCTTCGAAGGCCTCCTCGGACATCGGTTTGAGCACGATTCTTGTCCTTGACAAGGCCGATCACCCGGAGATgatgagaaaggagaagagcaATTTGATTCGAATGGCCGATGTTAACGCGGTAGAGGATCCTCCGAAAGTAGAGAACGCTAGAGTAGAAGTTAAAAGAG AAAAGGCATCGTCCGAGGAATTAACGCCCTTGCCCAAGCCTCGCAAAGTTGTACGACCAAAAGAGGAGAGATCGTCGCTGATAGACCCGCCGCCAGTACCTAAGCGTAGATTAGTGCCACCGGTAGTGTTATCTAGATCGCAGAGCAAGGATTCTTTAGATCCTTCGTCGAATAGGAACGTAATAAAGACGAATGCGGAAGATGTtcgctcttctttttcctcttcttcctctggTGGCCTCGAATTCGAAGCACGAGAGACTGACCCGTTGGAGACAGATAAGAGATTGAATCTCTTGACGAAACACGCCAAGAGTATGAACGACTTATATAACGTCGATTCGACAGGATATAAATCCTGTACCGTGATATCGATGATACCAAAATGCGATCGTTTCGAGATCTCGAGAAACTCGAGATCGTCCAGTTGCGGCAGACTCACCGACGAGAATCGTCTCtacgaggaaaagaaaacgatccaTATGGAGAACGATTATGAAGGAGATTTCGATGTTATCTCGGTGACGAAGGACAATGAGATCTTGGAGGATAACCCGAAGGACTCGAAAAGATCAAAGGTCTATCGTAGTCCGTCCGAATCAAATGACTTTCAAATCGATTCGTTCAACAAACGAAAGAGACATTTGACGTCTCAATCGAAGGATATCGTGTTCGCTTTAAATCTGAACCTGACGTTCGGATCCGAAAAAGAATCGGACGTTGAGAAGGAAAGCGGGCAGACGGAAAGGGCTAACGCAGTAGAGGGGATATCAG AGATCGAGAGGAAGCTATGCGACACGGACGCTCTGCTGCACAAGGTGTCCGAAactttatcgtcgtcgtcgttggcgTCGTCGAACGAAGAGACCGAAGATGTTTATAACGCGGTGATAAAAACTAACGCAAATCGTCGCATGGAGGAGGATCCGGATGAGGATAAGGAGACCCCCGATTATggtgaagaaaggaaaaatcaacAGGACACCTCGGATTACGTGTCCGCCCTCGAGGAAGATTCGTCGATGGCTGATTGGGAATATCAATTGCCGGCACCACCGAGCGCCTTTCGAGATACCGATTCGTCGCTATTCGATGGCTACGACACGGTAACCCTGAGATCGGTCGAGGCGTTCAAAGAATCGCTCGTTGAAAATCGAGACGATCGTAGTCGTGTTAACAACGTGTCAACGTTCATCGACTTGGATCGAATCCGcgagatcgaaagaaaaacgatgtcgatcgataaagataaaagtaagaaTATGGAATCGCAGAGGGCCGGGCCAGaatcgaaatttaaaaaagaagtgaTATCGGAACTTGAAactaagatagaaagagggacaTTGGCCCGATCGCAAAAGGAACCGGATTCGAGGAAAGTTAATAGCGGTACGCCGACGTTAACGACGTCAAACTTCGCGCCCATCGATAACACGCTGTCGAATTTTACAATCACCACATATACGCGTCAAAAGAGTATAGATATATTCaaggaaaaggaggataaATGTTCCCTCGAAGACGAGGCTAGTCGGAATAAAAAAACAGAGCCAAAGATTTCCAACGACGTCGAGTCTACGCGAGTTTGGCAAGCCGTGAACGCCAAAGCCGGTATCGTTAAACGATCCAAGAGTCATGCATCCGCGATTAGCAAGGCCAACTCGAAGAACGAAGTGGAAGGGCCTAGGATCGACCCGAATGAAAAAACGTCGTCCAGCACGTCGGTGTCGGACGTCGATATTGAGAACAAGTTTACACAGCGAAGAAATAATCGCCAAGAGGAATCTAccaaagggaaagaagagttGCGATCGTTCCAG GTGTTGAAAAGCATTTTACCGCAGTTGACGAGCTCACAACCAGCGGAAGAAAATGtatcgaaagaaaggaacgtGATAACGCGAGAAAAAGCAAAGGCAAG GTTCGAGGCGTTATCCGACCGAGATCATTCCGTAACGCCGAGCGTGATTTCGTCACGCGGCGAATCTCACGTAACGGCGCAACGAGAGAGTAAAGGTACGATGGACGACGATGGGGAAACGAGGACGAAACGTCGTTACGCTTATAACGGTCCGCCAGCGATCAGTTTAGGAAGTTGGGCCGAAAGACCAACCTTCAAGGTTCAAATTAAAACGGACAcagattataaatttcaacggGGCAAATTGGCGGAGGGCGGTACGATTGATTCGAAGGAAAGACATGATAAGCGAGACACGGATGATCTTGCGGATAAGCTGAAGAACGACGCGACGATCGTTTTTGGAACAAAGAGGACAACTTTTAACGAAACGATCGCTCTCGagtcgaaaaaaaatgaggagaGACCTATCGTGACAAGTGTCGAATTGAAGAAGACCGGcgtgaaagagaaggaggatacTCATAAAAAGTCAATGAAGgataatgagaaagataaCGAAAAATTGATAGACACGACACCGTTGAATTTTCAAGAATTAACCAAGGCCTTTCGTATCGATATCGATCATAGGATAAAACCTATGTCCCAACGTGCCAACACAAACAGACATTATGGTTCGCAGGAATTTCTTCGTAAGAAGGTTGATGACACGAGGAAACAAAACGGGCAGCCGATGAACGACgaattctcttttaaaagGAACATTTTCCAAAAGGATAATGCATTGATCAACGGTAATCGCAATATCAATGCCAATTCCGAGGGTAACCAATTCGGCTCGTTCGTGGGAATAAATTCGGTGAATCATCGTCGTTCATTCAATCAGGATCAGACCGTTCAAAGGAAGAATAACGTGACGCTGAGGAACAACAACGCAAACGGCATAAAGCCGCACCCTATACCTATACCCGTTGTAAAGGGATTCAAAGTATCGACGATGCCTTTTAAAGAATCGAAAGTTATTAAAGCCGAGATTAAGGTTAATCAAAACGATGAAGTCGTTGAGGCACTGCCTCCCAAAGCTCCGACGATGCCTGTAATAATGGGTGTCACTTTAAAAAGTACTAACGCGAGACCAAAGTCAATGCCGATAAACGTAGATCCTAGAGATATGCTATTGGAGTCCATTAGGAATTTTGGGGGTcgaggaaaattaaaaaac ATTGCAGAgaggtattaa
- the LOC124954693 gene encoding uncharacterized protein LOC124954693 isoform X7 encodes MLCLKKRRTYSFTQGTCVDLPRRSKKDAARYEGSLNMAITTLPRNNRSREERPSGMVLTVTEDTPADMLAGSMELLVQLPREHHLNAQRVTVQRSTPMMDLLVQIATAHKLAASSYTLQAIGERGLVLPHQPNTPIGALDALQVKLLPKQCAFVPKKVKPANQPFETTFRLQVHLPRNQLYVSRVSPKMNLGEILNEVCREKNLDKHKYELRHPVNLEEILDLSLSLQDYHLQEVTLYAKQGRTLGSALSSQDIMALQRQEERRRQQAKQSVFGFMFKKSKESSLSTDSLEGRSVSPARSDETGRSASPLQPPTRPQRKRRLAPKPPTSYDQEQQRATTTTGTIPTTTTRSAAAAAAAAPAAATTRTTNAESSMKEKMLIGHSRNSSDSSGYHEASVLSDNPDSAGRLPETLPRRNRTPGTNEIPRKLVHTSQSSKSLGNLAVTASGASLDRALSSSSLSSSTDSNSSLKKKRAAPPPPVSRPLSAAISNQALERIDDSEESLTSDMDPSKPPSDIGAPSKASSDIGLSTILVLDKADHPEMMRKEKSNLIRMADVNAVEDPPKVENARVEVKREIERKLCDTDALLHKVSETLSSSSLASSNEETEDVYNAVIKTNANRRMEEDPDEDKETPDYGEERKNQQDTSDYVSALEEDSSMADWEYQLPAPPSAFRDTDSSLFDGYDTVTLRSVEAFKESLVENRDDRSRVNNVSTFIDLDRIREIERKTMSIDKDKSKNMESQRAGPESKFKKEVISELETKIERGTLARSQKEPDSRKVNSGTPTLTTSNFAPIDNTLSNFTITTYTRQKSIDIFKEKEDKCSLEDEASRNKKTEPKISNDVESTRVWQAVNAKAGIVKRSKSHASAISKANSKNEVEGPRIDPNEKTSSSTSVSDVDIENKFTQRRNNRQEESTKGKEELRSFQVLKSILPQLTSSQPAEENVSKERNVITREKAKARFEALSDRDHSVTPSVISSRGESHVTAQRESKGTMDDDGETRTKRRYAYNGPPAISLGSWAERPTFKVQIKTDTDYKFQRGKLAEGGTIDSKERHDKRDTDDLADKLKNDATIVFGTKRTTFNETIALESKKNEERPIVTSVELKKTGVKEKEDTHKKSMKDNEKDNEKLIDTTPLNFQELTKAFRIDIDHRIKPMSQRANTNRHYGSQEFLRKKVDDTRKQNGQPMNDEFSFKRNIFQKDNALINGNRNINANSEGNQFGSFVGINSVNHRRSFNQDQTVQRKNNVTLRNNNANGIKPHPIPIPVVKGFKVSTMPFKESKVIKAEIKVNQNDEVVEALPPKAPTMPVIMGVTLKSTNARPKSMPINVDPRDMLLESIRNFGGRGKLKNIAERY; translated from the exons GAGCAGGGAGGAGAGGCCATCCGGAATGGTTCTTACCGTAACCGAGGACACACCGGCGGATATGCTGGCTGGGAGTATGGAACTTCTGGTCCAGCTTCCGCGCGAGCATCATCTTAACGCGCAAAGAGTCACCGTCCAGAGGAg TACTCCGATGATGGATCTTCTCGTTCAAATTGCAACGGCCCACAAATTGGCAGCTTCGAGTTACACCTTGCAAGCGATCGGCGAGCGTGGGTTAGTTTTACCTCATCAACCGAACACGCCGATAGGAGCGCTCGATGCTCTTCAG GTGAAATTACTTCCCAAGCAATGTGCGTTCGTCCCGAAAAAGGTGAAGCCTGCGAATCAACCTTTCGAAACAACATTCAGATTGCAG GTACATTTACCAAGGAATCAATTGTACGTTTCAAGAGTCAGTCCGAAAATGAATCTAGGTGAAATTCTGAACGAAGTGTGCCGTGAGAAGAATCTGGACAAACACAAGTACGAGCTACGTCATCCGG TGAACTTGGAAGAAATACTGGATCTATCCCTATCCCTTCAGGACTATCATCTGCAGGAAGTAACGCTTTACGCGAAACAAGGTAGAACGTTAGGTTCCGCTTTGAGCTCGCAGGACATAATGGCTCTGCAAAGGCAAGAAGAGAGACGTAGGCAGCAAGCGAAGCAGAGCGTCTTTGGATTCatgtttaaaaaatcaaaagagagCTCGTTGAGCACCGACAGTCTAGAGGGTCGAAGCGTGTCACCAGCGAGAAGCGACGAAACTGGAAGAAGTGCCAGTCCACTTCAACCGCCTACGAGACCtcaaagaaagaggagactCGCACCGAAACCGCCTACCTCTTACGATCAAGAACAACAACGGGCTACTACGACCACCGGTACGAtaccaacgacgacgacgagatcggcggcggcggcggcggcggcagcgCCAGCGGCGGCAACGACAAGGACGACAAACGCGGAATcatcgatgaaagaaaagatgcTCATCGGTCACAGTCGAAATAGCAGCGATAGTTCGGGATATCACGAGGCTTCCGTGCTAAGTGACAATCCAGATTCGGCTGGACGACTCCCGGAAACTCTACCAAGGAGAAACAGAACGCCTGGTACCAACGAGATCCCGAGAAAACTCGTTCATACCTCGCAGTCGAGTAAAAGTCTCGGTAATCTCGCCGTAACCGCGTCCGGTGCCTCTCTCGATCGAGCCCTCAGCAGCTCCTCCCTCAGCAGTTCCACCG ACTCGAATTCAA GTTTGAAGAAGAAACGTGCCGCACCACCTCCACCGGTTTCGAGGCCACTCTCCGCAGCCATCTCTAATCAAGCGTTAGAACGTATCGACGATTCTGAGGAGTCCTTGACTTCCGATATGGATCCTTCGAAGCCACCATCGGACATCGGTGCACCTTCGAAGGCCTCCTCGGACATCGGTTTGAGCACGATTCTTGTCCTTGACAAGGCCGATCACCCGGAGATgatgagaaaggagaagagcaATTTGATTCGAATGGCCGATGTTAACGCGGTAGAGGATCCTCCGAAAGTAGAGAACGCTAGAGTAGAAGTTAAAAGAG AGATCGAGAGGAAGCTATGCGACACGGACGCTCTGCTGCACAAGGTGTCCGAAactttatcgtcgtcgtcgttggcgTCGTCGAACGAAGAGACCGAAGATGTTTATAACGCGGTGATAAAAACTAACGCAAATCGTCGCATGGAGGAGGATCCGGATGAGGATAAGGAGACCCCCGATTATggtgaagaaaggaaaaatcaacAGGACACCTCGGATTACGTGTCCGCCCTCGAGGAAGATTCGTCGATGGCTGATTGGGAATATCAATTGCCGGCACCACCGAGCGCCTTTCGAGATACCGATTCGTCGCTATTCGATGGCTACGACACGGTAACCCTGAGATCGGTCGAGGCGTTCAAAGAATCGCTCGTTGAAAATCGAGACGATCGTAGTCGTGTTAACAACGTGTCAACGTTCATCGACTTGGATCGAATCCGcgagatcgaaagaaaaacgatgtcgatcgataaagataaaagtaagaaTATGGAATCGCAGAGGGCCGGGCCAGaatcgaaatttaaaaaagaagtgaTATCGGAACTTGAAactaagatagaaagagggacaTTGGCCCGATCGCAAAAGGAACCGGATTCGAGGAAAGTTAATAGCGGTACGCCGACGTTAACGACGTCAAACTTCGCGCCCATCGATAACACGCTGTCGAATTTTACAATCACCACATATACGCGTCAAAAGAGTATAGATATATTCaaggaaaaggaggataaATGTTCCCTCGAAGACGAGGCTAGTCGGAATAAAAAAACAGAGCCAAAGATTTCCAACGACGTCGAGTCTACGCGAGTTTGGCAAGCCGTGAACGCCAAAGCCGGTATCGTTAAACGATCCAAGAGTCATGCATCCGCGATTAGCAAGGCCAACTCGAAGAACGAAGTGGAAGGGCCTAGGATCGACCCGAATGAAAAAACGTCGTCCAGCACGTCGGTGTCGGACGTCGATATTGAGAACAAGTTTACACAGCGAAGAAATAATCGCCAAGAGGAATCTAccaaagggaaagaagagttGCGATCGTTCCAG GTGTTGAAAAGCATTTTACCGCAGTTGACGAGCTCACAACCAGCGGAAGAAAATGtatcgaaagaaaggaacgtGATAACGCGAGAAAAAGCAAAGGCAAG GTTCGAGGCGTTATCCGACCGAGATCATTCCGTAACGCCGAGCGTGATTTCGTCACGCGGCGAATCTCACGTAACGGCGCAACGAGAGAGTAAAGGTACGATGGACGACGATGGGGAAACGAGGACGAAACGTCGTTACGCTTATAACGGTCCGCCAGCGATCAGTTTAGGAAGTTGGGCCGAAAGACCAACCTTCAAGGTTCAAATTAAAACGGACAcagattataaatttcaacggGGCAAATTGGCGGAGGGCGGTACGATTGATTCGAAGGAAAGACATGATAAGCGAGACACGGATGATCTTGCGGATAAGCTGAAGAACGACGCGACGATCGTTTTTGGAACAAAGAGGACAACTTTTAACGAAACGATCGCTCTCGagtcgaaaaaaaatgaggagaGACCTATCGTGACAAGTGTCGAATTGAAGAAGACCGGcgtgaaagagaaggaggatacTCATAAAAAGTCAATGAAGgataatgagaaagataaCGAAAAATTGATAGACACGACACCGTTGAATTTTCAAGAATTAACCAAGGCCTTTCGTATCGATATCGATCATAGGATAAAACCTATGTCCCAACGTGCCAACACAAACAGACATTATGGTTCGCAGGAATTTCTTCGTAAGAAGGTTGATGACACGAGGAAACAAAACGGGCAGCCGATGAACGACgaattctcttttaaaagGAACATTTTCCAAAAGGATAATGCATTGATCAACGGTAATCGCAATATCAATGCCAATTCCGAGGGTAACCAATTCGGCTCGTTCGTGGGAATAAATTCGGTGAATCATCGTCGTTCATTCAATCAGGATCAGACCGTTCAAAGGAAGAATAACGTGACGCTGAGGAACAACAACGCAAACGGCATAAAGCCGCACCCTATACCTATACCCGTTGTAAAGGGATTCAAAGTATCGACGATGCCTTTTAAAGAATCGAAAGTTATTAAAGCCGAGATTAAGGTTAATCAAAACGATGAAGTCGTTGAGGCACTGCCTCCCAAAGCTCCGACGATGCCTGTAATAATGGGTGTCACTTTAAAAAGTACTAACGCGAGACCAAAGTCAATGCCGATAAACGTAGATCCTAGAGATATGCTATTGGAGTCCATTAGGAATTTTGGGGGTcgaggaaaattaaaaaac ATTGCAGAgaggtattaa